The Parvibaculaceae bacterium PLY_AMNH_Bact1 genome window below encodes:
- a CDS encoding MaoC family dehydratase (Derived by automated computational analysis using gene prediction method: Protein Homology.) — protein MSDKTGSGNFFEDFSVGQVLTHATPRTITAGDVAVYNSLFPMRFALQSSDAFSQQVGYAQAPVDDMLAFHFVFGKTVPDISLNAVANLGYADCRFLKPVFPGDTITTISKVIGLKENSNGKTGVVYVRSTGSNQTGDNVLDYVRWVMVRKRDEASPAPVEDVPTLPKVVEPKHFILPAATGFADIDTQLSGSSHRWGDYQVGEKIDHVDGVTIEEAEHMMATRLYQNTAKVHFNQFTEGQGRFGRRLMYGGHVISMARALTFNGLGNAYLIAAINGGRHVAPCFGGDTVFAWSEVLDSVELDGRSDLGALRLRTIATKDLPCTSFPGPADKGYDEGVVLDLDYWVLMPR, from the coding sequence ATGAGCGATAAGACGGGTTCGGGAAACTTTTTTGAGGATTTCAGTGTCGGTCAGGTTCTGACCCATGCCACGCCGCGGACGATCACTGCCGGCGATGTTGCTGTCTATAATAGTTTGTTTCCTATGCGGTTCGCGCTGCAATCGTCGGATGCGTTTTCGCAGCAGGTCGGGTACGCCCAAGCGCCTGTCGACGATATGCTGGCCTTTCATTTTGTGTTTGGCAAAACGGTTCCGGATATCTCTTTGAACGCTGTGGCGAACCTTGGTTACGCAGATTGCCGTTTCCTCAAGCCTGTGTTCCCTGGAGATACCATCACGACAATATCGAAGGTGATTGGGCTCAAAGAAAACTCGAATGGCAAGACCGGCGTCGTTTATGTGAGGTCCACTGGGTCGAACCAGACAGGCGACAATGTGCTCGACTATGTGCGCTGGGTGATGGTTCGAAAACGGGATGAGGCTTCGCCCGCGCCTGTAGAAGATGTCCCAACCCTTCCAAAGGTTGTGGAACCCAAACACTTCATTCTGCCCGCCGCCACGGGCTTTGCTGATATTGACACTCAACTATCTGGTTCCTCCCATCGGTGGGGAGATTATCAGGTAGGCGAAAAGATCGATCATGTGGATGGGGTGACCATCGAAGAAGCCGAGCACATGATGGCGACGCGGCTTTACCAGAACACGGCGAAGGTGCATTTCAACCAGTTCACAGAAGGCCAGGGGCGGTTCGGACGCCGGCTTATGTATGGCGGGCATGTGATCTCTATGGCCCGCGCGCTCACTTTTAACGGGTTGGGAAACGCGTATCTGATTGCGGCGATTAATGGCGGGCGTCATGTGGCGCCGTGCTTTGGCGGTGACACGGTTTTTGCCTGGTCAGAAGTGCTGGACAGTGTTGAGCTGGACGGGCGATCTGACCTTGGCGCGCTTCGATTGCGGACAATCGCAACGAAGGATCTGCCATGCACTTCATTCCCTGGCCCGGCAGACAAGGGATATGATGAGGGAGTGGTTTTGGATCTCGATTATTGGGTGCTGATGCCACGATAG
- a CDS encoding cupin domain-containing protein (Derived by automated computational analysis using gene prediction method: Protein Homology.), protein MGETKKPTAEDYVIRTAELQPAEIYSFTHPLNPNSAISFVPLSDRVGMQRAQLGLGRIPPGRESFVPHSHSAQEEFVFILEGNGEMEIDGERVAVRPGDYVGFPIDGAVHQLYNTGEADLVYLMGGERTPTDMSHFPTIGKIGVWAEGTMRYIDEDAAQQFSPEDFVEPQG, encoded by the coding sequence ATGGGTGAAACCAAGAAACCGACAGCGGAAGACTATGTGATCCGGACGGCGGAGCTGCAGCCGGCAGAGATCTATTCTTTCACGCATCCGCTTAACCCCAATTCGGCGATTTCATTTGTTCCGCTGTCAGACCGTGTGGGCATGCAGCGCGCGCAGCTTGGGCTCGGACGCATTCCACCTGGCCGTGAGAGCTTTGTCCCCCATTCTCACAGTGCTCAGGAGGAGTTTGTCTTCATCCTTGAAGGAAACGGGGAGATGGAGATTGATGGGGAGCGGGTTGCGGTTCGTCCTGGCGACTATGTTGGGTTCCCGATCGATGGGGCGGTTCATCAGCTCTATAATACAGGCGAGGCCGATCTGGTTTACCTCATGGGCGGCGAGCGCACACCGACGGACATGTCGCACTTCCCTACTATCGGGAAGATCGGGGTCTGGGCAGAGGGCACCATGCGCTACATTGATGAGGATGCAGCGCAGCAGTTTTCGCCGGAGGATTTTGTCGAACCACAGGGCTAG
- a CDS encoding CoA ester lyase (Derived by automated computational analysis using gene prediction method: Protein Homology.): MTSAARPRRSVLYMPGSNARALEKARSIPADALILDLEDAVAPDAKAEARAQVCDAVKQGGYGKREIIIRVNALTTEWGAADIEAAVAAGPDAILVPKISSAEDVRAASALLDKAGAHEGMQLWAMMETPLAMLQAQAIAAAVSETRMTTWVMGTNDIAKELRCAHTPDRLPMVTSLGLCMLAARAYGITILDGVYNDIKNESGFSAICEQGRDLGLDGKTLIHPSQVGPCNTIFSPDADEVAFSREVIEAFKQPENSGKGVIKVDGKMVELLHAEIAERVVAIADAIAELEATG, from the coding sequence ATGACCTCTGCCGCTCGCCCACGCCGTTCTGTCCTTTACATGCCGGGATCAAATGCGCGGGCGTTGGAGAAGGCACGCTCGATACCAGCTGATGCACTCATTCTTGATCTGGAGGATGCTGTGGCGCCGGACGCCAAAGCTGAGGCGCGGGCCCAGGTTTGTGATGCGGTCAAACAAGGTGGATATGGGAAGCGGGAGATCATTATTCGAGTGAATGCCCTGACGACAGAATGGGGTGCGGCAGATATCGAAGCGGCAGTCGCTGCGGGTCCTGACGCTATTCTCGTTCCGAAGATCAGTTCTGCAGAGGACGTCCGCGCTGCCTCGGCGCTGCTTGATAAAGCAGGGGCGCATGAGGGAATGCAGCTCTGGGCGATGATGGAGACACCCTTGGCTATGTTGCAGGCACAAGCAATTGCGGCAGCGGTGTCTGAGACGCGCATGACGACCTGGGTCATGGGCACTAATGATATTGCCAAAGAGCTGCGTTGTGCTCATACACCAGACCGGCTGCCTATGGTGACGTCGCTGGGCCTTTGCATGTTGGCGGCCCGTGCCTACGGGATCACCATTCTTGACGGTGTCTATAATGACATTAAGAACGAGAGTGGCTTTTCGGCGATTTGCGAGCAGGGCCGGGATTTGGGGCTGGATGGAAAGACGTTGATCCATCCAAGCCAGGTGGGCCCATGCAATACGATCTTTTCTCCCGATGCTGACGAGGTTGCCTTCTCGCGTGAGGTGATTGAGGCGTTCAAGCAGCCGGAGAACTCGGGTAAGGGCGTGATCAAGGTGGACGGTAAGATGGTCGAGCTGCTCCATGCTGAGATTGCGGAACGGGTTGTTGCCATTGCTGATGCGATTGCCGAGTTAGAAGCTACTGGCTGA
- a CDS encoding ATP-binding protein (Derived by automated computational analysis using gene prediction method: Protein Homology.), producing the protein MDLASSFSAVASSLTDGFVTIDSKGIIAAVNPAVEDIFGYSSQELHGKNISILMPPDDADAHQSYIDTSTVGEKGRVLATNRTLRGRRKDGTIVPVTVTVFALKANTKEKFYVGLITDQSDAVALSEERRRAELLYSNIDLLDGVGLWRIDVNSRALEWTDQLFEIHGLSREFFGLTIDSAIACYHPEDQKSVAANFAAAIETGRSFYFTGRIIRPNQTVRHIRTTGKAAHGPDGTPIAVFGTTLDITEQQEREKRLSRYSQQQGVLKEILYKYSHGQTPAKFFAQAFNSISNYPWSYAITAQALLLKNAGTKEFEAAANIGFDTEEIEDLQICCTAPERSNHLDSFILVPLLHNTKTLGYLAFRRSLQTNAGNACTAQEENFLSAIADILAICLIDINKQETIADQNSELKAEIVKVQKLSKQFEKQAQSLQILSDELEVAKEKAETASETKSAFLANMSHEMRTPLNGVLGMLSVLEMSSLDDEQVECIDLAKQAAYAALELMNDLLDLSQLAAGKLSITPEEFRLEDLITRLETMLGPKAKGKDLDLLIENDLGQATIDGDALRLQQILINLGDNAIKFTEQGSVKIEFSQTPEQGDLCITVTDTGAGMTPDQLDRIFDRFEQVDPSSTRKQEGVGLGLAICQNLAELMQGEIMVTSEKGVGTHFTVTLPLPVSQSTGAEQKNRAAPKPTVREGLKILAAEDNIVNQELLRRLSKILEIDLTIVNNGAEAVDAVEAQDFDLVLMDVHMPIMDGVSASKTIRAAGSSIPIVAVTADVMDKDRKRFENAGMQGYVSKPYEIGALLCEIERMLDLTNHQQSDLEEVTQQRTELFDHAANAT; encoded by the coding sequence ATGGATCTCGCATCGTCATTCAGCGCAGTTGCGTCATCGCTGACAGATGGATTTGTCACCATTGACAGCAAAGGCATCATTGCCGCTGTGAACCCCGCTGTGGAAGACATTTTCGGCTATAGCAGTCAAGAGCTTCACGGGAAAAACATCTCGATCCTCATGCCTCCAGACGATGCCGATGCGCATCAGTCCTACATCGACACATCCACTGTTGGCGAAAAGGGCAGAGTGCTTGCAACCAATCGGACACTGCGTGGCCGTCGAAAAGACGGAACAATCGTTCCGGTGACCGTCACCGTATTCGCCCTCAAAGCGAACACAAAAGAGAAGTTCTATGTCGGCCTCATCACAGATCAATCCGATGCCGTCGCACTCAGCGAAGAACGTCGCAGAGCGGAACTCCTATACAGCAATATCGATTTGCTGGACGGTGTAGGCCTGTGGCGCATTGATGTGAATTCCCGTGCCCTTGAATGGACGGACCAACTCTTCGAAATACATGGCCTCAGCAGAGAGTTTTTTGGCCTTACGATCGACAGCGCGATTGCATGCTACCACCCAGAAGACCAGAAAAGCGTCGCGGCGAATTTTGCCGCCGCCATTGAAACCGGTCGGAGCTTCTATTTTACAGGTCGCATCATCAGACCCAATCAGACCGTCCGCCACATACGCACGACCGGAAAAGCAGCGCATGGGCCCGACGGAACACCCATCGCTGTGTTCGGCACTACGTTGGACATTACTGAACAACAGGAACGAGAAAAACGCCTCTCACGCTACAGTCAACAACAAGGCGTCCTTAAGGAGATTCTCTACAAATATTCCCATGGTCAAACGCCCGCAAAATTTTTCGCGCAGGCCTTCAATTCAATTTCCAACTACCCCTGGAGCTATGCGATTACCGCGCAAGCGCTTCTCCTCAAAAATGCTGGCACCAAGGAGTTCGAAGCAGCTGCCAACATTGGTTTTGACACAGAGGAAATTGAAGACCTGCAAATCTGTTGCACGGCACCAGAAAGGTCAAATCATCTGGACAGTTTTATACTCGTTCCGCTTCTTCACAATACTAAAACACTGGGCTACCTGGCCTTTAGGCGAAGCCTTCAAACCAACGCGGGCAATGCTTGTACAGCGCAGGAAGAAAACTTCCTCTCTGCCATCGCCGACATTCTTGCCATTTGCCTCATCGATATCAACAAACAGGAAACGATTGCGGATCAAAACTCAGAGCTGAAAGCAGAAATCGTAAAAGTTCAGAAACTCAGCAAGCAGTTCGAAAAGCAAGCTCAGTCACTTCAAATCCTGTCGGACGAGTTGGAGGTCGCAAAAGAAAAGGCGGAGACCGCCAGCGAAACCAAATCAGCCTTCCTCGCAAACATGAGCCACGAGATGCGCACACCCCTAAATGGTGTTCTTGGCATGCTGTCGGTGCTTGAAATGTCATCGTTAGATGACGAGCAAGTCGAGTGCATTGATCTTGCAAAACAAGCGGCCTACGCAGCGCTCGAACTCATGAATGACCTGCTGGATCTCTCGCAGCTTGCAGCAGGCAAGCTCTCCATCACGCCGGAGGAGTTTCGTCTGGAAGATCTTATCACGCGCCTGGAAACCATGTTGGGGCCCAAGGCCAAAGGAAAGGATCTCGACCTCCTTATTGAAAATGATCTCGGCCAGGCGACCATCGATGGCGACGCACTTCGATTACAACAGATCCTCATCAACCTTGGCGACAACGCCATAAAGTTCACCGAACAAGGAAGTGTGAAGATCGAATTTTCACAAACACCTGAGCAAGGTGACCTGTGCATTACCGTTACCGATACTGGCGCGGGTATGACACCTGATCAGCTGGACCGAATTTTTGACCGTTTCGAGCAGGTAGATCCCTCCTCAACCCGCAAGCAAGAAGGTGTTGGACTTGGACTGGCAATCTGTCAAAACCTGGCAGAGTTGATGCAAGGTGAGATCATGGTGACGTCGGAAAAGGGCGTCGGCACCCACTTTACAGTAACGCTCCCGCTTCCTGTCTCGCAATCAACGGGCGCCGAACAGAAAAACCGCGCAGCACCCAAACCCACTGTTCGCGAAGGGCTCAAAATTCTCGCGGCGGAAGACAACATCGTCAATCAGGAGCTCTTGCGACGCTTGAGCAAAATTCTTGAGATAGACCTCACCATCGTCAACAACGGTGCCGAAGCAGTGGACGCAGTCGAAGCGCAGGATTTTGACTTGGTCTTGATGGACGTACATATGCCCATCATGGATGGTGTCAGCGCATCGAAAACCATTCGCGCAGCTGGCTCTTCCATTCCCATTGTCGCCGTTACCGCCGATGTAATGGACAAGGACAGGAAGCGTTTCGAAAACGCGGGCATGCAGGGCTATGTCAGCAAGCCCTATGAAATTGGCGCCCTGCTCTGCGAAATTGAGCGCATGCTAGATCTGACGAACCACCAACAGTCTGACTTGGAAGAAGTCACGCAGCAGCGGACTGAACTATTCGATCACGCGGCAAACGCAACGTGA
- the amt gene encoding ammonium transporter (Derived by automated computational analysis using gene prediction method: Protein Homology. GO_function: GO:0008519 - ammonium transmembrane transporter activity [Evidence IEA]; GO_process: GO:0072488 - ammonium transmembrane transport [Evidence IEA]) translates to MPLTIDAGWVVICTVLVLLMQAGFICLETGLVRAKNSINVALKNISDFCIASLLFWAVGFGLMFGASNNGVIGASGFFPSVGFNATANDVWLIAFFFFQLAFCSTAVTIFSGAVAERMSFRSFIIASVLLAAIIYPVTGHWAWASLLNTETQGWLEALGFIDFAGSTVVHSVGGWVALAAVLVLGPRLGRFGSEGREIEPHNMPMAALGMFLIFIGWFGFNGGSTLAFDGSVPLVLVNTLLAAAAGGGAAILLTWLKHGRPHPNAVLNGVLAGLVAITASANMVAVSDAVLIGAIGGVVCFAATVQLDIWEVDDAVGAVPVHLAAGIWGTIAVSLFADTSFFGEGVARTDQLGVQLLGIAAIGAYAFGVSFSALAFIDAFVPLRVSSRAEREGLNVSEHGASSALLSLLNVMEDQSRRGDFSNHVPVENFTEAGEIAVRYNKVLDRFTQQVLANDTAIAQVIDARDKAELANASKSEFLANMSHELRTPLNAIIGFSEIINKELFGALENEQYKEYVDDIHSSSRHLLSLINDILDLSKIEANRFELDEDELDLRSLFDSCASMIRHRADEELIAFEVSVAPGVPPVIADKRAMRQMVLNLVSNAVKFTPEKGTVRLSAFVEPDGRVALQVSDTGIGIAKDDMSKALEPFRQISTDETVYSAEGTGLGLPLTVALARLHDATFVINSVPGEGTTITLRLPRDRIVQSAAA, encoded by the coding sequence ATGCCGCTGACAATTGATGCTGGCTGGGTCGTTATCTGCACCGTGTTGGTCCTGCTTATGCAGGCGGGATTTATCTGCTTAGAGACGGGCCTCGTGCGCGCGAAAAACTCGATCAATGTTGCGCTGAAAAATATCAGTGACTTTTGCATTGCGAGCCTTCTGTTCTGGGCCGTGGGCTTCGGCCTTATGTTTGGGGCGTCGAATAATGGTGTCATCGGTGCGAGCGGCTTCTTTCCAAGCGTTGGTTTTAATGCAACAGCGAATGATGTCTGGTTGATCGCCTTCTTCTTCTTTCAGCTTGCCTTTTGCAGCACTGCCGTGACGATCTTCTCTGGTGCTGTTGCTGAGCGCATGTCCTTTCGCAGTTTCATCATTGCCTCTGTTTTGCTTGCGGCGATCATCTACCCCGTTACCGGCCACTGGGCGTGGGCGAGCCTTCTCAATACAGAGACGCAAGGCTGGCTGGAGGCATTGGGTTTTATCGATTTTGCCGGGTCCACTGTTGTGCATTCCGTCGGTGGCTGGGTCGCGCTTGCGGCGGTGCTGGTTCTCGGGCCCCGCCTGGGCCGTTTTGGATCCGAGGGCAGAGAGATCGAGCCCCACAATATGCCAATGGCTGCGCTGGGTATGTTTCTCATCTTTATCGGGTGGTTTGGTTTCAACGGTGGGTCGACGCTCGCGTTCGATGGGTCGGTTCCTCTTGTTCTGGTAAACACGCTGCTCGCTGCCGCCGCCGGGGGCGGCGCTGCGATCTTGCTTACATGGCTCAAGCATGGCCGACCTCACCCCAATGCGGTGCTTAATGGTGTCCTTGCGGGTCTGGTGGCAATCACCGCATCGGCAAACATGGTTGCCGTTTCAGACGCGGTGTTGATTGGGGCGATCGGAGGGGTTGTGTGTTTTGCCGCAACTGTCCAACTTGATATTTGGGAAGTTGACGATGCTGTCGGCGCGGTGCCGGTTCATCTTGCTGCTGGTATCTGGGGCACCATTGCTGTCAGCCTATTTGCAGATACCTCCTTCTTTGGCGAAGGCGTTGCTCGGACCGACCAGTTGGGTGTTCAGTTGCTGGGTATCGCTGCTATCGGCGCCTACGCATTTGGTGTTTCGTTTTCTGCGCTGGCCTTTATCGATGCGTTTGTTCCTTTGCGGGTGAGCTCACGGGCGGAACGAGAAGGGCTCAATGTGTCGGAGCATGGTGCTAGCTCAGCATTGCTCAGTCTTTTGAATGTGATGGAAGACCAAAGCAGACGGGGTGATTTTTCAAATCACGTCCCAGTAGAAAATTTCACCGAAGCTGGTGAGATTGCGGTGCGCTACAATAAAGTCCTCGACCGATTTACACAGCAAGTACTGGCGAACGATACTGCTATCGCGCAGGTCATAGATGCGCGTGACAAGGCGGAACTCGCCAATGCCTCCAAATCAGAGTTTCTGGCGAATATGAGTCATGAGCTGCGGACGCCGCTTAATGCCATTATTGGGTTTTCGGAGATCATCAATAAGGAGCTTTTTGGCGCGCTGGAGAACGAGCAATATAAAGAGTATGTTGATGATATTCATAGCTCCAGCCGCCATTTGCTGAGCTTGATCAACGATATTCTGGACCTGTCAAAAATTGAGGCGAACCGGTTTGAGTTGGATGAAGACGAACTGGATCTTAGGAGTCTCTTTGATTCCTGCGCCTCTATGATCCGTCACCGTGCCGATGAAGAGTTGATTGCCTTTGAGGTTTCCGTCGCGCCAGGCGTTCCACCGGTCATCGCAGACAAGCGTGCTATGCGACAGATGGTGCTCAATCTTGTCTCGAATGCTGTTAAGTTTACACCGGAGAAGGGTACCGTGCGCCTGTCAGCCTTTGTTGAACCTGATGGTCGGGTGGCGCTACAAGTGAGCGACACTGGGATCGGTATCGCGAAAGATGATATGTCAAAAGCGCTTGAACCCTTCAGGCAGATATCGACGGACGAAACAGTCTATTCGGCTGAGGGAACAGGGCTTGGCCTTCCGCTTACCGTCGCCCTTGCACGCTTGCATGATGCCACCTTTGTGATCAATTCAGTGCCCGGCGAGGGGACTACAATCACGTTGCGTTTGCCGCGTGATCGAATAGTTCAGTCCGCTGCTGCGTGA
- a CDS encoding aspartate-semialdehyde dehydrogenase (Derived by automated computational analysis using gene prediction method: Protein Homology. GO_function: GO:0004073 - aspartate-semialdehyde dehydrogenase activity [Evidence IEA]; GO_function: GO:0016620 - oxidoreductase activity, acting on the aldehyde or oxo group of donors, NAD or NADP as acceptor [Evidence IEA]; GO_function: GO:0051287 - NAD binding [Evidence IEA]; GO_process: GO:0008652 - amino acid biosynthetic process [Evidence IEA]) yields MGLKIAIVGATGNVGHELLNILDERKFPATEVVALASRRSQGKEVSFGDRTLKCQALENYDFTGTDICLMSAGGTVSGEWSPKIAAKGCVVIDNSSKWRTDPDVPLIVPEVNPEDIDMFSNKNIIANPNCSTMQLMVALKPLHDAAQIKRIVVSTYQSVSGTGKDAMDELFNQTRAIFVNDPIVKEVYPAQIAFNVIPHGGDFMEDGGTTEEWKMVIETKKILDPKIKVSVTVARVPVFVGHSEAVNIEFENEIDDVQAREILREAPGVLVIDKREDGGYITPVDCVGDFAVFVSRIRVDPTLENGLSLWCVSDNLRKGAALNAIQIAELLLERGLIKKAA; encoded by the coding sequence ATGGGTTTGAAAATCGCCATCGTTGGTGCCACGGGAAATGTGGGCCATGAATTGCTGAACATTCTGGACGAGCGGAAGTTCCCGGCGACAGAAGTGGTGGCGCTTGCGTCCCGTCGCAGCCAGGGCAAAGAAGTCTCCTTTGGTGATCGAACTTTGAAATGCCAGGCGCTTGAGAACTATGACTTCACCGGTACTGATATCTGCCTGATGTCAGCTGGGGGCACGGTGTCCGGCGAATGGTCGCCAAAGATCGCCGCCAAGGGCTGCGTGGTGATAGACAATTCGTCCAAGTGGCGGACAGATCCTGATGTGCCGCTTATCGTTCCGGAGGTGAACCCGGAAGATATCGACATGTTCTCGAACAAGAACATTATTGCCAATCCCAATTGTTCGACAATGCAGTTGATGGTGGCGTTGAAACCTTTGCATGATGCAGCGCAAATTAAGCGGATTGTTGTTTCGACCTATCAGTCAGTGTCCGGTACGGGCAAGGACGCGATGGATGAGCTTTTTAATCAGACGCGGGCGATCTTCGTGAACGACCCCATCGTCAAGGAAGTTTATCCCGCGCAGATCGCGTTCAATGTCATTCCTCATGGCGGCGACTTCATGGAAGATGGCGGCACCACCGAAGAGTGGAAGATGGTTATTGAGACCAAGAAGATCCTGGACCCCAAAATCAAAGTCTCCGTGACGGTTGCTCGGGTGCCGGTCTTTGTGGGGCATTCTGAAGCCGTGAACATCGAGTTCGAAAACGAAATCGATGATGTTCAGGCGCGTGAGATTTTGCGGGAAGCACCTGGTGTGTTGGTGATCGATAAGCGTGAGGACGGCGGTTACATCACACCGGTAGATTGCGTTGGTGATTTCGCTGTGTTTGTCAGCCGCATTCGTGTTGACCCGACGCTTGAAAATGGCCTCAGCCTTTGGTGTGTGTCAGACAATCTGCGTAAGGGTGCTGCGCTCAACGCCATCCAGATTGCGGAGCTGCTGCTTGAGCGCGGGCTGATCAAAAAAGCGGCATAA